The Staphylococcus carnosus genome has a segment encoding these proteins:
- a CDS encoding dihydroorotate dehydrogenase electron transfer subunit translates to MEENIIVSNQEIADRIFEIKVKGPVTRKMKQPGQFVHIKVGEGSLHMLRRPISICHIEPELDTFTMLYRAEGAGTQRLSEMKADDTIDIIAPLGNGFPIEKAERKALLVGGGIGVPPLYELSKQLNRLGIETVHVLGFRSKKDVFYAEQFEKLGETHIVTEDGSMGTKGFVTNVISDIPVDYDIYYTCGPKPMLKAIKEHEKLADVEGFLSLEERMGCGIGACYACVCHTPESDTSYVKVCTDGPVFEKGAVIL, encoded by the coding sequence GTGGAAGAAAATATTATCGTATCCAATCAGGAAATTGCGGACCGCATTTTCGAAATTAAAGTAAAAGGCCCTGTGACTCGGAAAATGAAACAACCTGGTCAATTTGTGCATATTAAAGTAGGAGAAGGTTCATTGCATATGTTGCGCAGACCTATTTCAATTTGCCATATCGAACCAGAACTTGATACATTTACGATGTTATATCGTGCAGAAGGTGCTGGAACACAGCGTCTATCTGAGATGAAAGCAGACGATACGATTGATATCATTGCACCTTTAGGTAACGGCTTCCCAATTGAAAAAGCAGAACGTAAAGCTTTATTAGTCGGTGGCGGTATCGGTGTTCCTCCACTTTATGAATTATCAAAACAATTAAATCGACTTGGTATTGAAACTGTACACGTCCTTGGATTCAGAAGTAAAAAAGATGTCTTTTACGCAGAACAATTTGAAAAATTAGGAGAAACACATATCGTAACAGAAGATGGTTCGATGGGGACCAAAGGTTTTGTGACGAATGTGATTTCTGATATTCCTGTAGATTACGATATTTACTATACATGCGGGCCTAAACCAATGTTGAAAGCAATTAAAGAACATGAGAAACTTGCTGATGTTGAAGGCTTTTTATCTTTAGAAGAACGTATGGGATGTGGAATTGGTGCTTGTTATGCGTGCGTATGTCATACACCTGAGTCTGATACAAGTTACGTAAAAGTTTGTACAGATGGACCGGTATTTGAGAAAGGAGCAGTCATCTTATGA
- the carB gene encoding carbamoyl-phosphate synthase large subunit: MPKNKDINTILVIGSGPIIIGQAAEFDYAGTQACLALKEEGYKVILVNSNPATIMTDKEIADKVYIEPLTHDFIARIIRKEQPDALLPTLGGQTGLNMAIQLHDSGVLESNNVQLLGTKLSSIQQAEDRELFRSLMNELDVPVPESDIVNTVEQAFAFKEQVGYPLIVRPAFTMGGTGGGICHNDEELKEVVTNGLHYSPATQCLIEKSIAGFKEIEYEVMRDKNDNAIVVCNMENIDPVGIHTGDSVVVAPSQTLTDVEYQMLRDVSLKVIRALGIEGGCNVQLALDPHSMNYYIIEVNPRVSRSSALASKATGYPIAKLAAKIAVGLTLDEMLNPVTGTSYAAFEPALDYVISKIPRFPFDKFEKGERVLGTQMKATGEVMAIGRTYEESLLKAIRSLEYGVHHLGLPNGESYDLDYIKERILQQDDERLFFIGEAIRRGTTLEEIHEMTQIDYFFLNKFQHIIDIEHELKDHKGDIEYLKYAKDYGFSDKVIAHRFDMTEDEVNQLRKTNDIKPVYKMVDTCAAEFESSTPYYYGTYERDNESVVTDKEKVIVLGSGPIRIGQGVEFDYATVHAVWAIQNAGYEAIIVNNNPETVSTDFSISDKLYFEPLTVEDVMNIIDLEQPKGVVVQFGGQTAINLAEKLAEKGVQILGTSLENLNRAEDRKEFEALLNKIDVPQPKGKTATSPEEALENAREIGYPVVVRPSYVLGGRAMEIVYNDAELGNYIREAVKASPEHPVLVDRYLTGKEIEVDAICDGDTVIIPGIMEHIERAGVHSGDSIAVYPPQTLSEEDIKTLESYTTKLAKGLDIIGLINIQFVLAHDGVYVLEVNPRSSRTVPFLSKITNIPMAQLAMRAILGEKLSDLGYQPGLQPYTEGVFVKAPVFSFNKLKNVDITLGPEMKSTGEVMGKDLTLEKALFKGLTASGVEVKDHGTVLITVSDKDKDEMVKVAKRLNEVGYKILATEGTAQKLADNHIPVETVGKIGGEDDLLTRIQNGEVQIVINTMTKGKTIERDGFQIRRASVENGVPCLTSLDTANALTNVIESMSFTMKQM, from the coding sequence ATGCCTAAAAATAAAGACATTAATACGATATTAGTAATCGGTTCAGGACCAATTATTATAGGACAAGCAGCCGAATTTGATTATGCTGGAACGCAAGCTTGCCTTGCTTTGAAAGAAGAAGGGTACAAAGTTATTCTTGTGAATTCAAATCCAGCGACAATTATGACGGATAAAGAAATTGCAGATAAAGTTTATATTGAACCATTAACACATGATTTTATTGCACGTATTATTCGTAAAGAACAACCTGATGCATTGCTTCCTACATTAGGAGGACAAACTGGGTTGAATATGGCAATTCAATTGCATGACAGCGGTGTTTTAGAATCTAATAATGTTCAATTGTTGGGAACAAAATTAAGTTCAATTCAACAAGCTGAAGATCGTGAGTTATTCAGAAGCTTAATGAACGAGTTAGATGTTCCTGTACCAGAAAGTGACATTGTCAACACAGTCGAACAAGCTTTTGCTTTTAAAGAGCAAGTCGGTTATCCATTAATCGTAAGACCTGCTTTTACAATGGGAGGCACTGGCGGAGGTATCTGCCATAATGATGAAGAGCTAAAAGAAGTTGTGACAAATGGTCTGCATTATAGTCCCGCAACACAGTGTTTGATTGAAAAATCGATTGCAGGTTTTAAAGAAATCGAATATGAAGTAATGCGAGATAAAAATGATAATGCGATTGTTGTTTGTAATATGGAAAATATTGATCCGGTAGGTATTCATACAGGTGATTCAGTAGTTGTAGCACCGAGTCAAACATTGACGGATGTGGAATACCAAATGTTGCGTGATGTGTCATTGAAAGTAATTCGCGCATTAGGTATTGAAGGTGGTTGTAATGTTCAACTTGCATTAGATCCGCATTCTATGAACTACTACATTATTGAAGTGAATCCACGAGTGTCACGTTCATCAGCGTTAGCTTCTAAAGCAACTGGTTATCCAATCGCAAAATTAGCAGCTAAGATTGCTGTCGGCTTAACATTGGATGAAATGTTGAACCCAGTAACAGGTACATCATATGCAGCTTTTGAGCCTGCCTTAGATTATGTGATTTCTAAAATTCCACGTTTTCCATTTGATAAATTTGAAAAAGGAGAACGTGTACTTGGTACTCAAATGAAAGCTACTGGCGAAGTTATGGCTATCGGAAGAACTTACGAAGAATCATTATTAAAAGCCATTCGTTCATTAGAATATGGTGTACATCATTTAGGTTTGCCGAATGGTGAAAGTTATGATTTAGACTACATAAAAGAGCGTATCTTACAACAAGATGACGAACGTCTCTTCTTTATTGGAGAAGCGATTCGTCGCGGCACAACTTTAGAAGAAATACATGAGATGACACAAATTGATTATTTCTTCTTAAATAAATTCCAACATATTATTGATATTGAACATGAACTAAAAGACCATAAAGGTGATATTGAGTATTTAAAATATGCCAAAGATTACGGCTTCAGCGACAAAGTGATTGCGCATCGTTTTGATATGACAGAAGATGAAGTAAATCAATTACGTAAAACAAATGACATCAAACCTGTGTATAAAATGGTCGATACTTGTGCTGCAGAATTCGAATCTTCAACACCATATTACTATGGCACATATGAAAGAGATAATGAATCTGTAGTGACAGATAAAGAAAAAGTGATTGTATTAGGATCAGGTCCAATTCGTATCGGTCAAGGGGTTGAATTCGATTACGCAACTGTACATGCAGTATGGGCGATTCAAAATGCAGGTTACGAAGCAATTATTGTTAACAACAATCCAGAAACAGTTTCTACAGACTTCTCGATTTCTGACAAACTTTACTTTGAACCATTGACTGTTGAAGATGTAATGAACATTATCGATTTAGAACAGCCTAAAGGTGTTGTTGTTCAATTCGGCGGTCAAACTGCGATTAATTTAGCAGAAAAGTTAGCTGAAAAAGGTGTGCAAATTTTAGGAACATCTTTAGAAAATTTAAATCGTGCTGAAGACAGAAAAGAATTCGAAGCATTATTAAATAAAATCGATGTGCCGCAACCTAAAGGTAAGACAGCTACATCTCCAGAAGAAGCTTTAGAAAATGCACGAGAAATTGGTTATCCAGTTGTTGTTCGTCCATCATATGTACTCGGCGGGCGTGCAATGGAGATTGTCTATAATGATGCTGAACTTGGAAATTATATTAGAGAAGCAGTGAAAGCAAGTCCTGAACATCCAGTGCTTGTAGACCGTTATCTGACTGGTAAAGAAATCGAAGTAGATGCAATTTGCGACGGAGACACTGTAATTATTCCAGGTATTATGGAACACATTGAACGTGCTGGTGTGCACTCTGGTGACTCAATTGCTGTATATCCACCTCAGACATTATCTGAAGAAGATATTAAAACACTTGAAAGTTATACAACGAAATTAGCAAAAGGTTTAGATATTATCGGCTTAATCAATATTCAATTTGTACTTGCACATGATGGGGTGTACGTATTAGAAGTGAATCCAAGATCAAGTCGTACAGTACCATTCTTAAGCAAGATTACTAATATTCCTATGGCACAACTTGCTATGCGTGCAATTTTAGGAGAAAAACTAAGTGATTTAGGTTATCAACCTGGACTTCAACCTTATACAGAAGGTGTGTTTGTCAAAGCGCCTGTTTTCAGTTTTAACAAACTGAAAAATGTAGATATTACATTAGGACCTGAAATGAAATCTACAGGAGAAGTTATGGGTAAAGATTTAACACTTGAAAAGGCGTTATTCAAAGGGTTGACTGCAAGTGGTGTAGAAGTAAAAGATCACGGCACAGTCTTAATAACAGTAAGTGACAAAGATAAAGATGAAATGGTTAAGGTTGCGAAACGTTTAAATGAAGTCGGCTATAAAATTTTAGCAACAGAAGGTACAGCTCAAAAATTAGCTGATAACCATATTCCAGTTGAAACGGTTGGTAAAATTGGTGGGGAAGACGACTTATTGACACGTATTCAAAATGGCGAAGTTCAAATTGTCATTAATACAATGACAAAAGGGAAAACAATCGAAAGAGATGGATTCCAAATTCGCCGAGCATCTGTTGAAAACGGTGTACCTTGCTTAACTTCTTTAGATACAGCAAATGCACTTACGAATGTCATTGAAAGCATGTCATTTACAATGAAACAAATGTAG
- a CDS encoding dihydroorotate dehydrogenase produces the protein MSRLNVELPGLDLKNPVMPASGCFAFGAEFSQFYDLSELGAIMIKAATKEARYGNETPRVAETDSGMINAIGLQNPGVHHIIEHELKKLEQFDVPIIANVAGSVEEDYVYVAEHISKAPNVKALELNISCPNVKEGGMQFGVDPQVAAELTRKVKAVSEVPVYVKLSPNVTNIVEMAKAIAEYADGLTMINTLVGLRIDGKSGKPIIANTIGGLSGPAIKPVALRMVYEVRKAIDIPIIAMGGVQNAQDVIDYISVGANAVAVGTANFQNPMVCKEIIDELPTLLDKLGVDHINELYGRTHEVMK, from the coding sequence ATGAGCCGATTAAATGTTGAATTACCTGGATTAGATTTGAAAAATCCTGTTATGCCCGCAAGTGGTTGCTTTGCTTTTGGTGCAGAGTTCAGCCAATTTTATGATTTAAGCGAACTTGGTGCAATCATGATTAAAGCTGCTACAAAAGAAGCGCGTTATGGTAATGAAACACCGCGTGTAGCTGAAACAGATAGCGGTATGATTAATGCAATTGGTCTGCAAAATCCTGGTGTACATCATATTATTGAACATGAATTGAAAAAACTTGAACAATTTGATGTACCGATTATTGCAAACGTAGCAGGTTCTGTTGAAGAAGATTATGTTTATGTAGCAGAACATATTTCGAAAGCACCCAATGTCAAAGCATTAGAACTGAATATTTCTTGCCCGAATGTCAAAGAAGGCGGAATGCAGTTTGGCGTTGATCCGCAAGTGGCTGCTGAATTAACACGTAAAGTAAAAGCAGTTTCTGAAGTGCCTGTTTATGTTAAATTGTCACCGAATGTGACAAATATTGTAGAAATGGCCAAAGCAATTGCTGAATACGCAGATGGTTTAACAATGATTAATACATTAGTGGGCTTACGTATTGATGGAAAATCTGGCAAACCGATTATTGCGAATACAATTGGCGGATTAAGTGGACCAGCCATTAAACCAGTTGCGTTACGTATGGTTTATGAAGTGCGTAAAGCAATAGATATCCCTATCATTGCAATGGGCGGCGTGCAAAATGCACAAGATGTTATAGATTATATTTCAGTTGGCGCAAATGCAGTAGCAGTCGGCACAGCAAATTTCCAAAATCCAATGGTTTGTAAAGAAATCATTGATGAATTACCAACATTGTTAGACAAACTTGGTGTAGACCATATTAATGAATTGTACGGAAGAACTCATGAGGTGATGAAATAA
- the pyrE gene encoding orotate phosphoribosyltransferase — translation MSKKIAQSLLNIGAVALSPNDLFTWSSGIKSPIYCDNRVTLGYPAVRNEIRDGLIDLIQTHFPEAEVVSGTATAGIPHAAFISEKLEMPMSYVRSKSKSHGKQNQIEGAPSKGKKVVVVEDLISTGGSSLVAAEALKEAGADVLGVVAIFTYGLAKADTMFKEADLPLYTLSNYNELIDVAEDEGKISTEDIKSLVEWRDNLA, via the coding sequence ATGTCAAAAAAAATTGCACAATCATTATTAAATATCGGAGCAGTAGCACTTTCACCCAATGATTTATTCACATGGAGTTCTGGTATCAAATCACCTATTTATTGCGATAACAGAGTGACTTTAGGCTATCCAGCAGTACGCAATGAAATTAGAGATGGCTTGATTGATTTGATTCAAACACATTTCCCAGAGGCTGAAGTTGTATCTGGAACAGCGACAGCGGGCATTCCGCATGCGGCTTTTATTTCTGAGAAATTAGAAATGCCGATGAGTTATGTGCGTTCTAAAAGTAAAAGTCATGGTAAACAAAATCAAATCGAAGGTGCACCAAGCAAAGGCAAAAAAGTAGTTGTAGTTGAAGATTTAATTTCAACAGGCGGTTCATCATTAGTAGCTGCTGAAGCATTAAAAGAAGCAGGTGCAGATGTGTTAGGCGTTGTTGCCATCTTCACTTATGGATTAGCTAAAGCAGATACAATGTTCAAAGAAGCAGACCTTCCTCTATACACTTTAAGTAATTATAATGAATTGATTGATGTGGCTGAAGACGAAGGGAAAATTTCTACTGAAGATATTAAGTCTTTAGTTGAATGGCGCGATAATTTAGCATAA
- the pyrF gene encoding orotidine-5'-phosphate decarboxylase → MTNTNLPLPIIALDFATAEEVENFLDLFDEPLYIKIGMELYYQTGPELINRIKERGHHLFLDLKLHDIPNTVKQAMAGLGRLNVDLVNVHAAGGTEMMRQAVEGLRSVNKDTKIIAVTQLTSTTEEMLNKEQNIQTSIEEAVLNYAKLTKQAGLDGVVCSPLEAKLLTDELGSDFLKVTPGIRPADYAQDDQKRITTPDDARKLGSTHIVVGRPITQSDDPVASYHQIKESWLG, encoded by the coding sequence ATGACAAACACAAATTTACCTTTACCGATTATTGCACTTGATTTTGCAACAGCAGAAGAAGTGGAAAATTTCTTAGATTTATTTGATGAACCTTTATACATCAAAATCGGAATGGAACTTTATTACCAAACTGGACCAGAATTAATCAATCGTATTAAAGAACGCGGGCATCATCTCTTCTTAGATTTGAAATTACATGATATTCCAAATACTGTAAAACAAGCTATGGCAGGGTTAGGTCGCTTAAATGTAGATTTAGTTAATGTCCATGCTGCTGGAGGCACAGAAATGATGCGTCAAGCAGTCGAAGGTTTGCGCAGTGTAAATAAAGATACGAAGATTATTGCAGTTACTCAATTGACTTCTACTACTGAAGAAATGTTGAATAAAGAACAAAATATCCAAACTTCGATTGAAGAAGCTGTTCTAAATTATGCTAAATTAACAAAACAAGCTGGTTTAGACGGTGTAGTATGTTCACCTTTAGAAGCAAAATTATTAACTGATGAGCTTGGATCAGACTTCTTAAAAGTGACGCCAGGTATTCGTCCGGCTGATTATGCTCAAGATGACCAAAAGCGTATTACAACACCAGACGATGCGCGTAAATTAGGTTCTACACATATTGTTGTGGGACGTCCAATTACACAAAGTGACGATCCTGTCGCAAGTTATCATCAAATTAAAGAAAGTTGGTTAGGTTAA